The following nucleotide sequence is from Pseudonocardia abyssalis.
CCAGCGGGATCGGGGCGAAGGCCTCGTTGACCTCGAAGGCGCCGATGTCGTCGATAGACAGCCCGGCCCGGCCGAGCACCTTCGCGGTGGCGGGGATAGGCCCGGTGAGCATCATGACGGGGTCCGCTCCACCCACGGCCCCGCTGTGGTAGCGGGCGATCGGCGTGAGCCCCAACTCACCCGCCCGGGTCGGGGTGGTGACCAGCAGGGCGGCGGCGCCGTCGGAGATCTGCGAGGCGTTGCCGGCGTGGATCACGCCGTCGGCGTCGAAGGACGGTTTCAGTGCCCCCAGCTTCTCCGCGGTCGTGCCGCGGCGCAACCCCTCGTCGGCGGTGTGGCCGGGGGCCTCCGGGATCGTGACGAGCTGGCCGTCGAACGCGCCGGAGTCGATGGCTGCTGCGGCCCGGGTGTGGCTGAGCGCGGAGAACTCGTCGAGCACCGAGCGGGTGAGGCCCCACTTCGCGGCGATCAACTCGGCGCCGCGGCCCTGGTGGAATGTCCCGCCCCCGAGCTCGGTCTCGTAACGGCCCAGCAGGCGAGGGCCGTAGGGCAGGCCGACGTCCCGCCCGGCACCGAGCGGAACCCGGCTCATCGACTCCACCCCGCCCGCCACCACGAGGTCGTACTGGCCCGCCATCACCATGCCGGCCGCGAAGTCGAGTGCCTGCTGGCTCGAGCCGCAGGCCCGGTTGACCGTCGTCCCCGGAACCGTCTCGGGCCAGCCGGCCGCCAGCACCGCCGATCGGGCGGGGTTGGCGGACTGGTCGCCCACCTGGTTGACGCAACCCCACACGACGTCGTCGACGAGTGCGGGGTCGAGGCCGGTCCGCGCCGCGAGAGCCTCGAGCACCCTGGCCGCGAGGTCGACGGGGTGCACCCCCGCGAGCGAGCCGCCGCGCTTGCCGATGGGCGTGCGGACGGCCTCGACGATCACTGCTTGGGGCATTCCGACCTCCCGGTCACTGAACCTCATCGGTTCGCCTAATCATCATGAGAATAGTCCGCCTGGCTCCTCGGATGAACGCTACTCGCCACGATGACGTGTACAGACCGTCTCCGGAGCCCGCCGCGGTTGACAGTGCCCACCCCTGATGCTCGAATCAACGTCACAATCCAACGATGGGCGGCTGAGGATCAGATCCGGCCAGCCGCTCACGGAGGTCCGGTGGTGAACACTGCGTCACCGCCACATGCGCAGCGCCGCGGGGCGGCTACCCGTACAGGAGCGGTCCCACGGGAGCCCTACCTCTCCTCGCGGGCCGCGAACGCCACGACCTGCCTGCCGCGCCGCAAGGACGTGGTCGAACTCCGCCGGTCCGTCGGACGTCCGGACCCGACCAGGAGGAGCGTGCTGCTGGTCGGGCACACCGCCGTGCGCGAGGTGGTGATCGTCGGTGCGCACCATGAGAGGTGGGCCGACCGCGTCGTGCCGCCCGAGGCGCGGCCGTCGACCAGGCGGGGCTCGGTGCGAGCTGCCACGGCGGGCTCGCGGGATTCGAGGTCACCGGGAAGGATCAGGTGATCGACACGCTGCCGGTCGGGAAGATCCTCGGGCGCGAGCCGACCGCGCGGATCGACCCGGGCGAGCCGGGCCGAGTCGGTGCCGCGTGAGCGTGCCCTTGGCGGTGCGGGAGTCCGGGTTCGGAGTGATGCTGCCGAACTTCGACCCGCTGCGGCTGGGGACACCGCCGCTGCTGGCCGCCGCCCGGCTGGCGGAGGACCTCGGGTTCGACTCGGGCTGGGTCGGCGATCACCTGAGCTTCCACCCGCCGGTCCTGGAACCGTGCGGAGCGCTGGCAGCGGTCGCCGCGGTCACGCAGCGGCTGGTACTGGGGACCGGGGTGCTGCTGCTGCCGATGCGCAACCCGGTGTGGACCGCCAAGCAGCTCGGGACGGTCGCCGCGCTCGCGCCGGACCGCCTCGTCGTCGGGGTTGGCGCGGGCGGGGAGAACCCGGCCGAGTTCGAGGCGGCCGGCTACCCCGTGGCGCAGCGGGGCCGCCGTCTCGACGAGGCCATCGGTGTCGTCGATGCACTGCTGCGCGGCGAGGCCGTGGACCATGCCGGACCGCTGCTGCCGGTCCGCTCGCCGATGCTGGAACCGGTGCCGTCCTCGCGGCCCCCGCTGGTCGTCGGCGGCCGGTCCGCCCACGCGGTGCGCCGCGCCGCACGGTTCGCCGAGGGCTGGTTCGCGGTGTGGCTGGAGCCCGAGCGGGTGCGCAGGGCGATCGAGGACCTGCGGGCGCACGCCGAGGAGTTCCGTCGCCCGGTGTGCACGACCGTGATGCTGGTGTTCGTGCACGTCACCGACGACGCCGAGACGGGGCGACGGGAGCTGGAGCGGTTCGTCGCCGGCCAGTACGGCATGCCCGTCGAGGCCATCGAGCGGTGGTGCGTGATCGGTGGCGAGGACCGCGTGGCCGACGCGCTGGCCCGGTACCGTGACGCCGGCGCCGAGGCGTTCGTGATGATGCCGACCGCCGTCGACGTCCTGGGCCAGTACGAGCGGCTCGCCGGCGTGCGGGACCGGCTCGCCGCGTCGGGCTGATCGGCGGTCTCTCGCTACGGGGCGAACTTGCGGCCCAGGAGGTGCCGGGCGACCACCAGCTTGGCGACCTGCGCGGTGCCGTCGGCGATCTCGAAGGCCATGACGTCGCGCAGCCGCTGCCCCTGGGGGCTGTCGCTGCCCCACCCCGCGTGCCCGAAGGTCAGCAGCGCCTGGTGCACGACCTCGCCCGCGGTCTTGGGTGCGAACCACTTCGCCATGTTCGCGGCCACCGTGTGGTCCAGCCCCTGGTCCTTGCGCCACAGGGCCTCGTAGCAGATGTGCCGGGCCCCGGCGAGCCGCGTCGCCTGCTCGACCAGGGGGAACGCCACACCCTGGTTGCGCCCGATCGGGCCGCCGAAGGCCTCCCGCGTCCGGGCGTAGTCCAGGGCGTCGTCCAGGGCCGCCTCGGCGATCCCGACGCACATCAGCCCGATCACCGCGCGGGAGTAGTCGAACCCCTGCATCACCGAGACGAAGCCGGCCCCCTCCTGCCCGATCAGCTCGTCGCGACCCACGGGCACGCCGTCGAAGTGCAGCGACGCGCGCCCGATCGCCCGGCCACCGTGGTCGTCGAGCGCGGTGCGGGCGATCCGGTCGTCGTGCAGGTCGACGTAGAACGCGCTGACGCCGCGGGCGCCCGGCCCGCCGGTCCTGGCGAAGACGATGCCGGTGTCGGCGAGCATGCCCATCGAGATCGAGGTCTTCTCCCCGGTGAGCCGCCAGCCCGCCCCGTCGGGCTGCGCGCGCAGGGAGAGGTTGGCCGCGTCGGACCCGTGCTCGGGCTCGGTCAGCACCAGCGCCGAGAGCGCCGAGCCGTCGGCGATCGGCGGCAGCCAGCGGGCCAGCTGCTCCTCGCCGGCGTTGCCGACCAGGATGTCGGCGTTCAGCGCGGCGACCAGCAGGATGTAGCAGGCGTTGACGTCGGCCCGGGAGACCTCCTCGGCCGCCAGACCGGTGGTGACGGCATCCGCCTCCTGGCCGCCGAAGCGCTCCGGGACGCGCAGGCCGGTGAGGCCCATCGACGCCATCTCCCGGGGAAGCTCCGGGCGCATCCGGCCCGCCCGGTCGTCGGGCTGGTAGTGCGGGGCGAGGACCTTCTGCGCGAAGGTCGCGAGCTCGCGCCGGAAGGTCTCCTGGTCGGCGTCGAAGGCGTAGTGCACGTCGCTGCTCCGCTCTGCTGGCTTCGTGGCATCGGGATGATCAGTATCACGATCGCCCCGACCGTATCCCGGTCGACCGGTCGGGCACTACCCGAGGACGAGCAGCACCCGCCCTCGGTGACCGACTCGCCCTCGCAGACGGAGAGCGTGCACACCGTTGGGGACGGCGGGTGGGTGGGCTGACAGCAGGCGCAGGTCCGACGGTGAACGGATCCGCCAGTAGCGTCGCCGCGACGCGATACAGCTGCCCACCATGCCGTCCCGCATGCGCGTGACCGCCCGCGGTACTCGCCGGCGAGCGGCCGGGACGGTGCGCGCCGGGTCAGCCCGCGGCGGAGTCGACGTCGACGTCGACGTCGTCGGGGGACCGGGCAAGCAGTACCGCCGCAGCGCCGGCGCTCAGCAGCCGCTCCACCGCGGCGTCGTCGAGCTCGGTCGGCATGTGAGCGGCGGCGTTGATCAGCGACAGCACCGCGGTGACTACACCGCGTATCTCCGCGGTGCCCAGGTCGGACCGCACCTGCCTGAGCGCCTCGGACCAGATCGCCTCGTAGTCGCGCTGGCGACGCCGCAGTGCGCGCAGCGCGATCGGGGACAGTGCCCGGTGCTCGCGGACGTACACCGCCACGAGCCGACGGTGGCGTGACCCGAACCCGGCGTGCACGGAGATCAGCGCGTTCAGGACGTGCTGCGGATCGCCCGCTTGGGCGGCGCGCCGCGCACCGGCCAGCAACTCCGTCATCGCCGTGTTGCACAGCTCTCGCAGGATGGCGTCCTTGTTCTGGAAATGGCGGTACACCGCCGGACCGGTGACGCCCGCGGCCGCTCCGATGTCGTCGATACCGACTGCGTGGTAGCCCTGCCGGGAGAACAGCTCGGTCGCGACCTCGAGGAGCACGGTGCGGCGGAACCCAGCCACGTCGTCACCTCACCAGGAATACCGTCGGTCGTCGTCCTCGTGCGGGCGAACGAGACCATCTTATAGGCGTGGCCGGATCCCGCAGCGGCGGCCGCGCGCCGATCGTGGCGGCGGCCCGACGCCCCGAGCATGCGGCCGCGTGCCGACTGCTCAGCTCACGCTGGGCGCGATGGATTCACGGCGTCAGGTCGGCCGGTGACAGAGCAGGCCGCGTGACCCGTGTCCCCGGCGCGGGACAGGCGCGCTCGCGCTCGTTACTCTTCGGTAGTGATCACTGATGAGTACCTCGCCCCCGGCCGGTTCGTCGACTCCGACTCGGCTGCGGTACGCGCCTTCGCGTCCGAGGTCGTCGGCATCGAGACCGACCCTGTGACGCAGGCGGTGCTCCTGTTCGATGTGGTCCGCGACCGGATCTGGTACGACCCGTTCGCCACGAGCACCGACCCGGCGAGCTATCGGGCGAGCGCGGTCCTGGAGTCCGGGCGCTCCTGGTGCGTGCCGAAGGCGGTCCTGCTCGCTGCGGCGGCGCGGGCGGCCGGCATCCCGGCGCGCCTGGGGTTCGCCGACGTGCGCAACCACCTGCAGACCGAGCGCCTCAGGAGGAAGATGAACGGCATCGACCTGTTCGTGTTCCACGGCTACACCGACCTGTTCCTGGAGGGCCGGTGGGTCAAGGCCACGCCGGCGTTCAACGCCGAGCTGTGCGCGCGGTTCGGGGTGCAGCCGATGGCGTTCGACGGCCGGTCGGACGCCCTGCTGCACGAGCACACTGCCGACGGCGGCACGTACATGGAATACGTCCGCGACCGCGGGGTCTACACCGACCTGCCGCTCGAGGAGATGCTCACGACGCTGCACCAGGTGTACGGCAGCGCGCTGCTCGACGACGATGCTCCTGCGGGTGTCGACGAGTTCACGCCTGCTGTCCCGGCGTCCGGCTGAGCGGCCCGGCGCGGCCCTCCCGGAGCCGGTGTCAGCGCTGGACCACCCCGCCCTCGACCCCGGTGAACCGCGTGCGCAGCTCGGTCTTGAGCAGCTTGCCGGTGGCGTTGCGGGGCAGCTCGGCCACCAGGTGCACCTCGCGCGGGCACTTGAAGTGCGCCAGCCGATCACGGCACCAGGTGATGAGGTCCTCGGCGGCGGGCTCCGCACCGGCCGCGGGGTCGGCCACCACGACGGCGACCACCCGCTCGCCCCACTGCTCGTCCGGCCCGCCGACGACGGCGGCGTCGAGCACACCGGGGTGCTGGAACAGCACCTGCTCCACCTCGATCGGGTAGACGTTCTCCCCGCCGGAGATGATCATGTCCTTCTTGCGGTCCACCAGCGTGATGAAGCCCTCGGGGTCCATCCGGCCCAGGTCGCCGGTGTGGAACCAGCCGCCGCGGAATGCCTCGGCGGTCTCCGTCGGCTTCATCCAGTACCCGATGAACACGTTGCGCCCGCGGACGAGCAGCTCCCCGACGGTGTCGGGGGGCAGGTCCCGGTCGTCGGGGTCGACGATCCGCGCGTCGACGTGCACGGCCACGCGCCCGATCGACCCCGCCTTGGCGGTGACGTGGTCGGTCTCCAGGATCGACACCAGCGGCGCGGTCTCGGTCATCCCGAATCCCTCGCTGAACGGCACGCCGCGCTGCTGCATGAACTCGATCACCGTCAACGGCACCGGCGACCCACCACCCATGGCCAGCTCCAGCGCCGACAGGTCGTAGCCGTCGAAGTCCGGCACCCGGGTCAGCGCCGACCACATCGCCGGCACCATGAACTGCACGGTCGCCCGGCTCTCGGCCATCGCTTTGAGCGTCCCCACCGGGTCGAACGAGGGCAGGATGACGCTGGTGCCGCCGACGTAGAGCAGTGGGAGGGTGTGCACCCCGAGCCCGCCGATGTGGAACATCGGGGCCACCGCCACGGTCACGTCGCTGCCGCGCAGGCTGTGGTTGGTGCCCAGGACGTTGACCGCGTTCCACAGCAGGTTGTCGTGGGTGAGCATGGCGCCCTTGGGACGGCCGGTGGTGCCCGAGGTGTACATGATGAACGCGATGTCGCTGCCGTCGACGTCGCCGTGGAAGGGCTCGGGGGCCCCGCCGGCGAGGAACGCGTCGTAGCCGATCTCGTCCTCGCGGGCCGGGCCCCACACGCGGATCCGGTGCCGCACCCGCACCCCCGGCTCGGCGAGCGCGGTCAGCGCCCCCTGCGCGAGCGGCTCGTGGAAGGCGAAGACGTCGGCGCCGGAGTCGGCGAGGATGTACCCGATCTCCGGCCCGGCCAGCCGCACGTTGATCGGCACGGTGATCGCGCCGATCTTCGCGCAGCCCAGCAGCAGCTCCATGAACTCCACGGAGTTGACCAGCAGGACCGCCACCCGGTCGCCCTTGCGGACGCCCAGGTCGCGAAGGGCCGACGCGACCTGGTCGGTGCGCCGGTCGACGTCGGCGTAGCTGTGGTGGTCGTCCCCGGACACGAACGCGATGCGTTCGCCGTGGAGGAACGCCCGCCGGGTGACCCAATGACCGATACCGCGATCCATACCTGCTCCTCGCCGTCGCTCGACGGCTGCTCGTCGATGAGTGGGTTGAGTGCGGCGCGAGCCCCGACGGCCGCGGACGGTCGTCGGCAGGCTCCGCCGAGGCGCAGCCTGCCGACGACCGGTGTGTCAGTACGAACGTGGCAGCTTGAGGCTGTGCTGGGCCACGTAGTTCAGGATCATCTCGCGGCTGATCGGCGCGGTGCGCATCAGCCGGGCCGGGCCCCACAGGGTGGCCAGCCCGTACTCGGTGGCCATGCCGTTGCCGCCGTGGGTCTGGATCGCCTGGTCCAGCGCGAGGATGCCGGCCTCGGCCGCGGCGTACTTGGCCATGTTCGACGCCTCGCCGGAACCCGGGTCACCGGCGTCGTGCAGCGACGCGGCCCGCTGGGTCATCAGCCGGGCCAGCTCGACCTGGATCTTGGCGTGCGCGAGCGGGTGCGACACGCCCTGGTGCGAGCCGATCGGCACGTCCCAGACCTTGCGCTCCCGAGCGTAGTTCGCGGCCTTGTCCAGCGCGTAGCGGCCGATGCCGTTGCCCAGGGCGGCACCCATGATGCGCTCCGGGTTCAGGCCCATGAACACCTGGCGCAGGCCGTCGTTCTCCTCGCCGATCAAGTTCTCCGCGGGCACCCGCACGTCGTCGAAGAAGAGGGTGAACTGCTTCTCCGGGGTGACGGCCTGGACCGGGATGTCGGTCTTCGTCAGCCCGGGCGCGTCGGTGGGGACCACGATCAGGCTGAGCCGGCCGCGGCCGCGGTCGTCGGTGGAGGTGCGGGTGACGACCAGGATGGCCTCGGCCTCGTCGACGCCGGAGATGTAGTACTTGGTGCCGTTGAGCACCCACTCGCCGCCGACCTTCTTGGCGTGCGTGGAGATGTTGTGGGAGTTGGAGCCGGCGTCCGGCTCGGTGATCGCGAACGACATGATGATCTCGCCGCTGGCGATGCCCGGCAGCCAGCGCGCCTTGAGCTCGTCGCTGCCGTAGGCCTGGATGATCGTCCCGCAGATGGTGGGGGAGACGACCGTCATCAGCAGCGGGCACCCGGCCGCGGCCAGCTCCTCACCGACGATCTGCATGTCGTAGATCCCACCACCGCCGCCGCCGTACTCCTCGGTGATGTTGACGCCCAGGAAGCCCTGCTTGCCCACGGCGTTCCACAGCTCGGTGCTCTTCTCACCGGCCAGGGACTTGGCCACGTAGTAGTCGTGGCCGAAGTCCTTCGCGATCTCGGTGACGGCCTTGCGCAGGTCGCGCCGTTCCTCGGTCTCGTGCAGTTCCATGTCCGCTCCCTAACCCTCACGGTGACGCGCCGCCGGACGGCGGATCGTGTGGCCCGTACTACGTCTCGTCACTACGTCTCGTCGTCGACGGGCTCGACCACGGCCAGCGGGTCGCCGGTGGAGACCTGCCGGCCGACCTCGACCGGCAGCTCCGCCACCACGCCGTCGATCGGGCTGGTCACCGAGTGCTCCATCTTCATCGCCTCCAGCACGACGAGGGGCTGGCCCGCGGTGACGACGTCCCCGGCCGCCACGTGCACCCGGATCACCGAACCGGGCATCGGCGCGGTCAGCGAACCGGCCGGCTTGAGCGTGCTGGGGTCGACGAAGCGGGGGATCCGGGTGAACGTGCTGGACCCCGCACTGCTGTCGACGTAGGCGGTCCCGCCGTCGAGCAGCACCTCGAAGGAGCGCCGCACCCCGGCCGCCTCCAGCACCACGCGGTCGGGGCCGTGGCTGAGCACGACGACGTCCTCGATCGGCTTGCCGTCGACCTCCACCTCGACGCCGTCGCGGTGCAGCGCGTACGCCACGTGCAGCTCGGCACCGGCGGCCGTGGTCCAGCCGACGCGCTGCAGCTGGGACGGGTTGTTGCGCCACCCCGCCGGCAGGGTCGGCTGGACCCGGGCGGCCGCCCGGTGGGCGGCCACACCGACGAGGGTGGCGGCGACGGCGTGCAGCCGCTCGCTGTCGGCGTCGACGAGCGGCCCGCCGAGCTCGGTGGCGTCGTGGCGGTCCAGGAAGCCGGTGTCGGTGCCGCGGCCGGCGAACTCCGGGTGCCGCAGCACCCGGACCAGCAGGTCGCGGTTGGTGGTCAGGCCGTGGATCCGGGCACCGGCCAGCGCCGCGGAGAGCGTGCCGATCGCCTCGGCCCGGGTGGGGGCCCAGACGATGACCTTGGCGAGCATCGGGTCGTAGTGGTGGCTGACCACCGACCCGTCACGCACCCCGGAGTCGACCCGGAGGCCGGCGAGCTCGGGGAACCGCAGCGTGCGCAGGGTTCCGGTGCGGGGGAGGTAGCCCTCCGTCGGGTCCTCGGCGTAGAGCCGGGCCTCCACCGCGTGGCCGGTCATCGTCGGCTCGAGGACCTCGGGGGGCAGCGGCTCGCCCATCGCCACCAGGAGCTGCAGGCGGACCAGGTCCAGCCCGGTGACCAGCTCGGTGACCGGGTGTTCGACCTGCAGGCGCGTGTTCATCTCGAGAAAGGCGAACGTGCCGTCGTCGGCACCGCCGTTCGCGTCCAGGACGAACTCGACGGTGCCCGCCCCCACGTAGCCCACGGCCTGCGCCGCGGCGACCGCCGCCGCGCCCATCCTGGCCCGCAGGTCCTCGCCGACGACCGGCGAGGGAGCCTCCTCGATCACCTTCTGGTGGCGTCGCTGCACCGAGCACTCGCGCTCGAACAACGCAACGGTGCCGCCGTGCATGTCGGCCATGACCTGGATCTCGACGTGCCGGGGGCGCTGCACGTAGCGCTCCAGGAACACGGTGCCGTCGGCGAACGCCGAGGTGGCCTCGCGTGCCGCCGAGGCGACGGACTCCTCGAGCGTGTCGGCCGACTCCACGATCCGCATCCCGCGCCCGCCGCCGCCGGCACTCGCCTTGACCAGCAGCGGGTAGCCGACCTCGGCGCCGAGCTTGCGCAGCGCGTCGGCGTCGAGCCCGGTCGCGTCACCGCCGGGGAGGACCGGGACCCCGGCGTCGGCCATCATCGCCTTCGCGGTGAGCTTGGAGCCCATCGCGTCGATGGCGTCCGGCGGCGGCCCGACGAACACCAGCCCGGCGGCGGCGCAGGCCCGCGCGAAGCCCGCGTTCTCCGACAGGAACCCGTAGCCGGGGTGCACGGCGTCCGCGCCGGTGCGCAGCGCGGCCGCGATCACCCGGTCGACCTGGAGGTAGGTCTCGGCGGGGGAGGAGCCGGGCAGGCGCACCGCCTCGTCGGCGTCCTCGACGTGCCAGGCGTCGACGTCGGCGTCGGAGTACACCGCGACGGTGGCGATGCCGAGGTCGCGGCAGGTCCGGAAGACCCGCCGGGCGATCTCGCCACGGTTGGCGACCAGCAACTTCTTGATCACGGGCATCGCCATCACATCCGGAACACGCCGTAGCCACGCTGGCCACGGACCTCGTCGTTGTGCACCACGGACAGGCAGAGCCCGAGCACGGTCCGCGTGTCGCGCGGGTCGATGATCCCGTCGTCGTAGAGCCGTCCGCTGTTGGCCAGCGCCACCGACTCGCGTTCGATCTGGTCCTCGACGGCGGCGCGCATCTGGGCGTCGGCGTCCTCGTCGAAGGGCAGGCCGCGGTCCGCGGCCGACTCCTTGGCCACGATCGAGAGCACCCCGGCCAGCTGGGCGGGACCCATCACGGCCGACTTGGAGTTGGGCCAGGCGAACAGGAAGCGCGGGGAGTAGGACCGCCCGCACATGCCGTAGTTGCCCGCGCCGTAGGAGGAGCCCATGACGATGGTCAGGTGCGGCACGGTGCTGTTGGACACCGCGTTGATCATCTTGGCGCCGTCCTTGATGATCCCGCCCTGCTCGTACTCGGCGCCGACCATGTATCCGGTGGTGTTCTGCAGGAAGATCAGCGGCGTGTCGACCTGGTTGGCCAGCTGGATGAACTGGGAGGCCTTCTGCGCCTCCTCGCCGAACAGGATGCCCCGGGCGTTGGCCAGGATGCCGACCGGGTAGCCGTGGATCGAGGCCCAACCGGTGACCAGCGAGGTGCCGTAGAGCGGCTTGAACTCGTCGAACGCCGAGCCGTCGACCACCCGGGCGATGACGTCGCGCGGGTCGAAGGGGACCTTCGGGTCGACCGAGGCGATGCCGAGCAGCTGGTCGGGGTCGAGCACCGGCGGGTCGGCGGGCATCGTGGGGCCGGGACCGAGCTTGCGCCAGTTCAGCCGGGCCATGATCCGTCGCCCGATGCGGATGGCGTCCTGCTCGTCCTCGGCGAGGTAGTCGGCCAGGCCCGAGGTGCGGGCGTGCATGTCGCCGCCGCCGAGCGACTCGTCGTCGGACACCTCGCCGGTGGCCATCTTCACCAGCGGCGGACCGCCGAGGAAGACCTTGGAGCGGTTGCGGATCATCACCACGTAGTCGCACATGCCAGGGATGTAGGCGCCACCCGCGGTGGAGTTGCCGAACACCAGCGCGAGGGTGGGCAGGCCCAGGGCGCTGTGCTGGGTCAGGTCGTGGAACAGCTGGCCGCCGGGTACGAAGATCTCGGCCTGGGTCGGCAGGTCGGCCCCGCCGGACTCCACGACGTTGATGATCGGGAGCCGGTTCTCCCGGGCGATCGCCATGCCGCGGAAGACCTTGCGGAAGGTGAACGGGTTCGACGCCCCGCCCCGGACCGTGGGGTCGTGACCGATGATCATCGACTCGATGCCCTCGACGACCCCGATCCCCACGACCACGCTGCCGCCGACCGGGAACTTGGTGCCCCACGCGGCGAACGGGCACAGCTCCAGGAACGCGGTGTCCGGGTCGAGCAGCAGCTCGATCCGCTCGCGGACGAGCAGCTTCCCCCGCTTGCGGTGGCGCGCGACGTACTTCTCGCCGCCCCCACCGTTGGCCAGCGCCAGCTGCTCGGAGATCGCGGTCAGCTGGGCCGTGAGTCCTTCGCGGTTGCCGATGTAGTCCGGGGCCTGCGTGTCGACCCGGTCGGGCAGCACGTCAACCAACTTCTCCTCCATGGCGGCATCGACGTCGATCTCCTGACCGGTTACGTTAGCGGCTACTAACGTCCTGCGACAACGGGGTGCGCACGATCGGTGCTGCGGATCCCGGCCGGCACAACCGAGGAGCTCCATGACCCAGCTGGACCAGCGCGACGTCTCGGTCGCGCCGCAGGACCCGTGGACGACGCCGGAGCGGCTCGCCCTGCGTGACCTGGCCCTGTCCTTCACCCGGCGGGAGATCGCCCCGAACCTGCCGGAATGGGAGGACGCGGGCGAGCTGCCGCGGTCGCTGCACACGAGGGCGGCCGAGGTCGGACTGCTCGGCATCGGGTTCCCCGACGAGGTGGGGGGCAGTGGCGGCGACCTGCGGGACCTGGTGCTGCTCACCGAGGCCGTGATGGAGGCGGGCGGCTCCTCGGGGGTGCTGGCGAGCCTGCTCACCCACAACATCGCGCTCCCGCACATGGTCGCGGCGGGCGACCCCGACCAGATCCGTCGCTACGTCGTGCCCACCCTCGCCGGGGAGAAGATCGGCAGCCTCGGCATCACCGAGCCCGACACCGGGTCCGACGTCGCCGGCATCCGCACCACCGCCCGCCGCGACGGCGACCACTACGTCGTCAACGGCGCGAAGCTCTTCATCACCTCCGCGGTGCGGGCCGACTTCGTCACCACGGCCGTGCGGACGGGCGGGCCGGGGGCCTCGGGCATCTCGCTGCTCGTGGTCGAGCGCGGTACGCCGGGCTTCACCGTCTCGCGCACGCTGAAGAAGATGGGCTGGCTGTGCTCCGACACCGCCGAGCTCGGCTACTCCGACGTGCGGGTGCCCGCGGCGAACCTGGTCGGCCCGGAGAACAGCGGCTTCCTGCAGATCATGCAGCAGTTCCAGGTGGAGCGGGCCTTCCTCGCCGTGCAGTCCTACGCCACGGCCCAGCGCTGCCTGGACCTGACCCTGGAGTGGGTGAAGCAGCGGGAGACCTTCGGGCGGCCGCTGTCCACCCGGCAGGTGGTGCGGCACAAGATCGTCGACATGGCCACGGCCGTCGACGTGGCCCGGACCTACACCCGCGCCGCGGTCGACCGCATCATCGCGGGCGACACCGACGTGCGGATGGTCTCGATGGCCAAGAACCAGGCCGTGGAGGCCTGCGCGCTCGCCGTCGACACCGCGGTGCAGCTCTACGGCGGGATGGGCTACCT
It contains:
- a CDS encoding acyl-CoA dehydrogenase family protein, giving the protein MTQLDQRDVSVAPQDPWTTPERLALRDLALSFTRREIAPNLPEWEDAGELPRSLHTRAAEVGLLGIGFPDEVGGSGGDLRDLVLLTEAVMEAGGSSGVLASLLTHNIALPHMVAAGDPDQIRRYVVPTLAGEKIGSLGITEPDTGSDVAGIRTTARRDGDHYVVNGAKLFITSAVRADFVTTAVRTGGPGASGISLLVVERGTPGFTVSRTLKKMGWLCSDTAELGYSDVRVPAANLVGPENSGFLQIMQQFQVERAFLAVQSYATAQRCLDLTLEWVKQRETFGRPLSTRQVVRHKIVDMATAVDVARTYTRAAVDRIIAGDTDVRMVSMAKNQAVEACALAVDTAVQLYGGMGYLRETEVEMHYRDSRILGIGGGTTEIMKEIIAKHIGL
- a CDS encoding acyl-CoA carboxylase subunit beta, which codes for MEEKLVDVLPDRVDTQAPDYIGNREGLTAQLTAISEQLALANGGGGEKYVARHRKRGKLLVRERIELLLDPDTAFLELCPFAAWGTKFPVGGSVVVGIGVVEGIESMIIGHDPTVRGGASNPFTFRKVFRGMAIARENRLPIINVVESGGADLPTQAEIFVPGGQLFHDLTQHSALGLPTLALVFGNSTAGGAYIPGMCDYVVMIRNRSKVFLGGPPLVKMATGEVSDDESLGGGDMHARTSGLADYLAEDEQDAIRIGRRIMARLNWRKLGPGPTMPADPPVLDPDQLLGIASVDPKVPFDPRDVIARVVDGSAFDEFKPLYGTSLVTGWASIHGYPVGILANARGILFGEEAQKASQFIQLANQVDTPLIFLQNTTGYMVGAEYEQGGIIKDGAKMINAVSNSTVPHLTIVMGSSYGAGNYGMCGRSYSPRFLFAWPNSKSAVMGPAQLAGVLSIVAKESAADRGLPFDEDADAQMRAAVEDQIERESVALANSGRLYDDGIIDPRDTRTVLGLCLSVVHNDEVRGQRGYGVFRM
- a CDS encoding acetyl/propionyl/methylcrotonyl-CoA carboxylase subunit alpha, encoding MAMPVIKKLLVANRGEIARRVFRTCRDLGIATVAVYSDADVDAWHVEDADEAVRLPGSSPAETYLQVDRVIAAALRTGADAVHPGYGFLSENAGFARACAAAGLVFVGPPPDAIDAMGSKLTAKAMMADAGVPVLPGGDATGLDADALRKLGAEVGYPLLVKASAGGGGRGMRIVESADTLEESVASAAREATSAFADGTVFLERYVQRPRHVEIQVMADMHGGTVALFERECSVQRRHQKVIEEAPSPVVGEDLRARMGAAAVAAAQAVGYVGAGTVEFVLDANGGADDGTFAFLEMNTRLQVEHPVTELVTGLDLVRLQLLVAMGEPLPPEVLEPTMTGHAVEARLYAEDPTEGYLPRTGTLRTLRFPELAGLRVDSGVRDGSVVSHHYDPMLAKVIVWAPTRAEAIGTLSAALAGARIHGLTTNRDLLVRVLRHPEFAGRGTDTGFLDRHDATELGGPLVDADSERLHAVAATLVGVAAHRAAARVQPTLPAGWRNNPSQLQRVGWTTAAGAELHVAYALHRDGVEVEVDGKPIEDVVVLSHGPDRVVLEAAGVRRSFEVLLDGGTAYVDSSAGSSTFTRIPRFVDPSTLKPAGSLTAPMPGSVIRVHVAAGDVVTAGQPLVVLEAMKMEHSVTSPIDGVVAELPVEVGRQVSTGDPLAVVEPVDDET